In Brevibacillus brevis NBRC 100599, a single genomic region encodes these proteins:
- a CDS encoding YusU family protein: MDEKKEALVPELEDLVRKFTELLTGEATPERVEMVKVWCLYTTMAKAMPPLIQHWGSEPEHMEARNQIREIIEQIKQWNQEKNQKH; the protein is encoded by the coding sequence ATGGACGAGAAAAAAGAAGCGTTGGTCCCTGAACTGGAGGATCTAGTTCGTAAATTTACAGAGCTGTTGACAGGAGAAGCGACTCCTGAGCGCGTAGAAATGGTAAAAGTATGGTGCCTGTACACGACAATGGCAAAAGCGATGCCGCCGCTGATTCAGCATTGGGGAAGCGAGCCTGAACATATGGAAGCACGAAATCAAATTCGGGAAATCATCGAGCAAATCAAGCAGTGGAATCAGGAGAAAAATCAAAAGCACTAA
- a CDS encoding GNAT family N-acetyltransferase: protein MTIRLVPTTRDNWQDALRLQVQDEQQRFVPSVAVSLAKVHIRPDGDNCAYEPFCLYDADKMVGFVMIAYDASTDWCYWFNGFLIDHQYQGKGYGRAALSAIVDKVRNRFPQSRFVNLTVCPDNAGARHLYSQSGFEETGDVYGGEIVYRLSL, encoded by the coding sequence ATGACTATTCGATTAGTTCCGACAACCAGAGATAACTGGCAGGATGCATTACGCTTGCAGGTTCAGGACGAGCAGCAGCGCTTCGTCCCCTCTGTTGCCGTTTCGTTGGCGAAGGTTCATATCCGTCCTGACGGTGACAACTGCGCCTATGAACCATTCTGTCTATATGACGCTGATAAAATGGTTGGGTTTGTCATGATTGCTTATGACGCCTCCACAGATTGGTGTTACTGGTTCAATGGTTTTTTGATTGATCACCAGTACCAAGGCAAAGGATATGGCAGAGCAGCCCTCTCAGCGATCGTAGATAAAGTACGGAACCGTTTCCCGCAAAGCCGATTTGTGAACTTGACCGTATGCCCGGACAATGCAGGTGCAAGACATTTATACAGTCAATCCGGTTTTGAAGAAACTGGCGACGTATACGGTGGAGAGATTGTTTACAGACTCTCATTATGA
- a CDS encoding ABC transporter permease, giving the protein MEQNMVGLVQNETIKLLRRRRFLVVVLILAILIPIFTYAQYRSVVTAQERMGTTDWRPLLTQQIVDMQNRLASSRLPEEWRDFIKVRIAQQQYYLDHDINPMAPGGPTFARGFMDQAISMFLPMIIVVLAVDLVSSEFSEGTVKLLLTRPVRRWKVLTSKYITLLLFTSLTVLTTLILAYLLSGVVFGYSGWDLPILTGFEVSGGELETSGAFMLPQWQFLLMQYGLGWFVCIVVATVTLMVSVLVRSAAAGMGIMMAALISGTILTQMASSWESSKYLFVVNLQLTDYLNGTLPPIKGMTLPFSLTVLSVWAIAALIIAYAAFIRRDVTS; this is encoded by the coding sequence ATGGAGCAGAACATGGTGGGGCTCGTACAGAATGAAACCATAAAATTGCTGCGCAGGCGCCGTTTTCTCGTCGTCGTGCTGATCTTGGCGATTCTGATCCCGATTTTTACATACGCACAGTACCGTTCGGTTGTTACTGCACAAGAACGAATGGGGACAACCGACTGGCGTCCGCTATTAACCCAACAAATCGTCGATATGCAAAACAGGCTGGCATCAAGCCGTCTTCCCGAGGAGTGGCGGGATTTTATCAAGGTCAGGATCGCGCAGCAGCAATACTATTTGGATCATGACATTAACCCGATGGCACCGGGGGGGCCTACTTTCGCCCGTGGCTTTATGGACCAAGCCATTTCGATGTTTTTGCCGATGATTATCGTCGTGCTCGCGGTTGACCTTGTATCTTCTGAGTTTAGCGAGGGGACGGTCAAGCTGCTATTAACGCGACCCGTAAGGCGGTGGAAGGTACTGACCAGCAAATACATCACCCTTCTGCTGTTTACCTCTCTCACGGTTCTTACGACACTGATTCTTGCTTATTTGCTCTCTGGGGTCGTGTTTGGCTATTCCGGTTGGGATCTTCCTATTTTGACTGGCTTTGAAGTATCGGGAGGAGAGCTCGAGACATCTGGGGCTTTCATGCTGCCGCAATGGCAATTTTTGCTGATGCAGTATGGTCTAGGCTGGTTCGTCTGCATCGTGGTTGCTACGGTAACGCTTATGGTCTCAGTTTTGGTTCGGAGTGCGGCTGCGGGGATGGGAATTATGATGGCAGCGTTAATTAGCGGAACGATCCTGACGCAGATGGCATCCTCCTGGGAATCGTCCAAATACTTGTTCGTGGTAAACTTGCAGCTGACGGATTATCTCAATGGAACACTGCCTCCGATTAAGGGGATGACGTTGCCGTTCTCGTTGACCGTGTTGAGTGTATGGGCGATCGCAGCACTGATCATTGCGTACGCGGCCTTTATCCGTAGAGATGTCACATCCTAA
- a CDS encoding MDR family MFS transporter, translated as MSWIKMRLQEFHPIVWSLVVGTVFVRAASSMSMPFLFLYLSNQTDMSLAMIGLTIGAGPLAGTIGGFFAGAWSDRIGRRRVMLGALYVWTLVFVGFALSKDPWVLLFLNIAGGLCRSFYEPVSQALMADVTPQEKRLRVFGIRYMAINVGVAVGPIAGVVLAKSSVALPFLVTALIYLIYVISLQGLLNKFGIKQIEGQKKEVVTFSRAFSVIVNDKAFRLYMLAGVLGAIGYSQMSSTLAKFAEMTVVNGTELFAILMTVNAIVVVMMQLPLTTWAEKKTPLTAILVGNVMYAVGDVGYAFANSWLIFIVAMVFFTIGEILTFTAGDVLIDRMAPENMRGSYYGAKSFSNLGQFIGPWMGGLLLAHYGGTTLFLVVAATSMMSSAFQWAGARAFEATRGKSFHEARGESL; from the coding sequence ATGAGCTGGATCAAGATGCGTTTACAGGAGTTTCACCCGATCGTCTGGTCATTAGTCGTCGGGACCGTGTTCGTTAGGGCCGCCAGCTCGATGAGCATGCCGTTTTTGTTTTTATACTTGTCCAATCAAACAGATATGAGCTTGGCAATGATCGGATTGACGATTGGAGCAGGACCGCTCGCGGGTACAATCGGAGGCTTTTTTGCGGGAGCATGGTCGGACAGAATAGGGCGCAGGCGAGTCATGCTAGGCGCGTTGTACGTGTGGACGCTCGTGTTTGTCGGGTTTGCGCTTAGTAAAGATCCTTGGGTTCTCCTATTTCTCAATATAGCAGGGGGACTCTGTCGATCCTTCTACGAACCGGTCTCACAGGCGTTGATGGCAGATGTAACGCCACAAGAGAAGAGGCTTCGTGTATTCGGTATTCGCTACATGGCGATTAATGTTGGGGTAGCGGTAGGGCCTATCGCAGGGGTAGTACTCGCCAAAAGCTCTGTCGCTCTGCCTTTCCTGGTGACTGCACTGATTTATCTGATCTATGTGATTAGCCTGCAAGGATTATTGAACAAGTTCGGCATTAAACAAATTGAAGGTCAAAAGAAAGAAGTCGTTACATTCAGCCGTGCATTCAGTGTAATCGTGAATGACAAAGCGTTTCGCTTGTATATGCTCGCTGGTGTTTTAGGAGCGATTGGCTACTCGCAGATGTCTTCTACGCTGGCCAAATTCGCAGAAATGACGGTCGTGAATGGAACCGAGCTGTTTGCCATCCTGATGACCGTCAATGCGATCGTCGTTGTCATGATGCAGCTTCCGTTGACGACTTGGGCAGAAAAAAAGACGCCTCTCACCGCAATATTGGTGGGAAACGTCATGTATGCGGTTGGTGACGTAGGTTATGCCTTTGCCAATTCGTGGCTGATTTTCATTGTGGCGATGGTATTTTTCACGATTGGCGAAATCCTTACGTTTACCGCAGGGGACGTCCTGATCGACCGAATGGCCCCAGAGAATATGCGGGGCAGCTATTACGGTGCGAAAAGCTTCAGCAACCTCGGTCAGTTCATCGGTCCGTGGATGGGTGGATTGCTGTTAGCACATTACGGAGGTACGACCTTGTTCCTGGTGGTAGCAGCGACTTCGATGATGAGCAGTGCCTTCCAATGGGCGGGTGCTCGGGCCTTTGAGGCAACCCGAGGCAAATCCTTTCATGAAGCGAGGGGTGAATCACTCTAA
- a CDS encoding small multi-drug export protein, translating to MDVLWKAGSVTLSGMFELWAAIPVGFMLQLPPVLIGIFSAVGAIISAGAVIFVGGSLRNWLLKRVENRSKRQGRMWQIWDKYGVVGLGLTSPLLTGAPLGAAIGISLGAPTKKLMLWMSVGIIIWSALLTAGVAFGLLQFMVPETK from the coding sequence ATGGATGTATTATGGAAAGCAGGCTCGGTGACACTATCTGGCATGTTTGAGCTGTGGGCAGCAATCCCTGTAGGCTTTATGTTGCAGCTACCACCGGTTCTGATCGGAATCTTTAGTGCGGTGGGTGCAATTATCAGCGCAGGTGCTGTTATTTTCGTGGGAGGTTCATTGCGCAATTGGCTTTTAAAGCGTGTAGAGAATCGCAGCAAGCGTCAAGGGCGCATGTGGCAGATTTGGGATAAATACGGAGTGGTCGGCCTAGGTCTGACTTCGCCGCTTTTAACGGGAGCCCCACTAGGAGCTGCTATTGGTATCTCGCTGGGAGCCCCTACGAAAAAGCTTATGCTGTGGATGTCCGTGGGCATTATTATCTGGAGTGCGCTATTGACGGCAGGAGTGGCTTTTGGTCTTTTGCAATTCATGGTACCAGAAACAAAATAG
- a CDS encoding hemolysin family protein produces MAIWGSLFNLILVMILVLLNGFFVATEFAIVKVRESRIAQLAAEGNKRAVDVERVLHNLDAYLSACQLGITLASLGLGWLGEPAIAHLLHPVFGYFHLNETVVTSISFIIAFSLITFLHIVLGELAPKTLAIQYSEKVVLAVAKPIQLFYKIMYPFIQMLNWSASHFLGLFHISLEPHQEAHTEEEIRILVNESHKSGLIDQTELMLVDNIFDFSETMAREIMVPRTDMVVLNLRDPFDENVKHVQNGRFTRYPVVDGDKDHVVGSLHIKDMLTGLLEGESHDLQTFMRPILTVPETISISRLLTMLQKQRGQMAIIIDEYGGTAGLVTLEDIMEEIVGDIQDEFDDERPEVERSDGMLSLDGRMLLEEAGDYLDIELESSDVDTLAGWIYMQIDHPPRVGDRVREGKYEFIVGEVDHYRITRVYVKKVGKAEEEISST; encoded by the coding sequence ATGGCAATTTGGGGTAGCTTGTTTAATTTGATCTTGGTCATGATCCTCGTACTCCTGAACGGGTTCTTTGTTGCGACTGAATTCGCGATCGTAAAGGTAAGGGAATCGCGCATTGCACAGCTCGCAGCAGAAGGAAACAAGCGCGCTGTTGACGTCGAGAGAGTCCTGCACAATTTGGATGCCTACCTCTCCGCGTGCCAACTTGGGATTACGCTGGCTTCATTAGGACTCGGTTGGTTGGGAGAGCCTGCTATCGCGCATCTCTTGCATCCAGTTTTTGGTTACTTCCATTTAAATGAAACGGTTGTGACCAGTATTTCCTTTATTATCGCTTTTTCGTTGATTACGTTTTTGCATATCGTGCTGGGGGAGCTGGCTCCGAAGACATTGGCGATTCAATACTCCGAGAAGGTGGTACTGGCAGTAGCCAAGCCGATCCAACTCTTTTACAAAATCATGTATCCCTTTATTCAAATGCTGAACTGGTCCGCGAGTCATTTTCTTGGGCTTTTTCATATATCGTTGGAGCCGCATCAGGAAGCACATACAGAAGAAGAGATACGCATTCTTGTCAATGAAAGTCATAAAAGCGGCTTGATTGATCAAACCGAGCTGATGCTGGTTGATAATATTTTTGATTTCTCGGAGACGATGGCGAGAGAAATCATGGTTCCGCGTACAGATATGGTTGTCTTGAACCTGCGCGATCCTTTTGACGAGAACGTCAAGCATGTCCAAAACGGACGATTTACCCGCTATCCAGTAGTGGATGGTGACAAGGACCATGTTGTCGGTAGTTTACATATCAAGGATATGCTGACGGGGCTTCTGGAAGGAGAGAGCCATGATCTTCAGACCTTCATGCGCCCGATTTTGACGGTACCGGAGACGATCTCGATCAGCCGGTTGCTGACCATGCTGCAAAAACAACGAGGGCAAATGGCGATTATCATTGATGAGTATGGAGGCACTGCCGGACTGGTGACCCTCGAAGATATAATGGAAGAAATTGTTGGAGACATCCAGGACGAGTTTGACGATGAACGCCCAGAAGTAGAACGTAGTGACGGCATGCTGTCATTGGACGGGCGTATGTTATTGGAAGAAGCGGGCGATTATCTGGACATCGAATTGGAGTCGAGCGATGTGGATACGCTTGCTGGCTGGATTTACATGCAGATCGACCATCCGCCGCGCGTGGGGGATCGGGTAAGAGAAGGAAAGTACGAATTTATCGTGGGAGAGGTCGATCATTACAGAATCACCCGGGTCTATGTAAAGAAAGTCGGCAAAGCAGAGGAAGAAATCAGTTCCACGTAA
- a CDS encoding ABC transporter ATP-binding protein has product MAETVLSVKGLQKAIGKKPIIHDITFDVFAGEVFGFLGPNGAGKTTTIRMLVGLAKADGGDIRIGGISLQEQFPQAIAQVGCIVENPELYKFLTGRENLEQFARMSGGITAERIEEIVRFVDLERAIDDKVKTYSLGMRQRLGIAQALLHRPKILILDEPTNGLDPAGIRELRQFIRKLAEEEGLAVFISSHLLSEIEMMCDRVAIISQGKVISVGLVKELMEQFADQVDWTIPSSHIQKAEEILRNLPAVTEVWVVSEERLKSRMDVEKVSEANLALVNGGIPVMGIATKTVTLEDLFLTLTGGGGSHGAEHGGARTE; this is encoded by the coding sequence TTGGCCGAAACGGTCCTCTCAGTAAAAGGATTGCAAAAAGCGATTGGCAAAAAGCCGATCATTCATGATATTACGTTTGACGTTTTCGCCGGAGAGGTATTTGGATTTCTCGGGCCGAATGGCGCAGGCAAAACCACCACAATCCGCATGCTCGTTGGATTGGCAAAGGCCGATGGGGGAGATATTCGCATTGGAGGCATCTCCCTTCAAGAACAGTTTCCACAAGCGATTGCGCAGGTTGGTTGTATCGTCGAAAACCCGGAGCTGTACAAGTTTTTGACGGGCAGAGAGAATCTGGAGCAGTTTGCGAGAATGAGTGGCGGTATAACGGCTGAGCGTATTGAGGAAATCGTCCGATTCGTTGATTTGGAGCGGGCGATTGATGATAAGGTAAAAACGTACTCACTCGGAATGAGGCAGCGCCTGGGGATCGCGCAGGCACTTTTGCACCGGCCGAAAATATTGATCCTGGACGAACCGACGAACGGCTTGGACCCAGCGGGGATCCGTGAGTTGCGCCAGTTTATTCGCAAGCTTGCCGAGGAAGAAGGGCTCGCAGTCTTCATTTCGAGTCATCTTCTCAGTGAAATCGAGATGATGTGCGACAGGGTGGCGATTATCAGCCAAGGGAAGGTCATTTCGGTTGGATTAGTCAAAGAACTGATGGAGCAGTTTGCTGATCAGGTCGATTGGACAATCCCGTCTTCCCATATACAAAAGGCCGAGGAAATCCTGCGAAATCTACCAGCAGTGACAGAGGTGTGGGTGGTCAGTGAAGAGCGCCTGAAATCACGCATGGATGTAGAAAAAGTGAGCGAGGCTAACCTAGCTTTGGTTAATGGCGGTATACCTGTGATGGGAATAGCGACGAAGACGGTTACACTGGAAGACCTGTTCCTTACATTGACGGGAGGAGGGGGAAGTCATGGAGCAGAACATGGTGGGGCTCGTACAGAATGA
- a CDS encoding DNA repair helicase XPB, with protein sequence MSYRPDLPLIVQSDRTILLETQHPFFHEARQAISGFTELIKNPEYIHTYRITPLSLWNAAASGLTSQEVTDVLGNYSKYGVPPTIVKEIEDTMRKYGLFRLERIGDQLVLMSEDPLLLTEVTSYKSIAALFENEFVIKSYARGLIKQELIKLGFPVQDLAGYTEGESCAVSLRETTSRGRAFSLRSYQKEAVDAFYSGGAVTGGSGVLVLPCGAGKTIIGLGAICQLQTATLILTTNTTSVRQWIAELLDKTGLDPNMVGEYTGDNKEVKPITVATYQILTYRPTAEDDFPHLKLFSERDWGLIIYDEVHLLPAPIFRVTSGIQATRRLGLTATLVREDGREEDVFTLIGPKKYEVPWKVMEEQGWIAEAHCREIRLPFEPKWREAYAHATARQKFRIAAENPKKLEVVRELLERHAHDRVLIIGQYIDQLEQMATALQLPLITGKVPDKEREVLYTQFKKGEITRLIVSKVANFAVDLPDANVAIQISGTYGSRQEEAQRLGRILRPKTDDNTAHFYTLVTRDTREQEFSLHRQLFLVEQGYPYDIIEIETLV encoded by the coding sequence TTGTCCTACCGTCCAGACCTGCCCTTGATCGTTCAAAGCGATCGGACGATATTGTTGGAAACACAGCATCCTTTCTTTCACGAGGCCAGACAAGCTATCAGTGGTTTTACTGAGCTAATCAAAAACCCAGAATACATCCATACCTATCGGATCACCCCTTTATCGCTTTGGAATGCAGCTGCATCCGGTCTTACATCACAAGAGGTAACAGACGTGCTTGGCAACTACAGCAAGTACGGTGTCCCGCCAACCATCGTTAAAGAAATTGAAGATACGATGCGAAAATACGGCTTGTTTCGTTTGGAACGCATTGGTGATCAACTCGTATTAATGAGTGAAGACCCACTTCTTTTAACAGAGGTAACCAGTTATAAATCAATCGCTGCTCTTTTTGAGAATGAGTTCGTCATCAAAAGCTATGCGCGCGGACTAATCAAACAAGAGCTGATCAAGCTCGGGTTTCCTGTTCAAGATTTGGCGGGCTATACAGAAGGCGAATCCTGTGCAGTTAGCTTACGGGAAACGACATCCCGAGGCAGAGCATTCTCTTTGCGTTCTTATCAAAAAGAAGCTGTCGATGCCTTCTATTCCGGAGGCGCTGTGACTGGGGGCAGCGGCGTTCTCGTCCTCCCCTGTGGTGCTGGAAAAACAATCATTGGACTCGGTGCCATTTGCCAGTTGCAAACAGCCACCCTCATATTAACCACGAATACGACATCGGTTCGCCAGTGGATCGCTGAGCTCTTGGACAAAACAGGACTTGATCCAAATATGGTCGGGGAATACACTGGTGACAACAAAGAAGTCAAGCCAATAACTGTGGCAACTTATCAAATTCTTACATACCGCCCCACCGCCGAAGATGATTTTCCTCATCTGAAACTCTTTTCAGAGCGCGACTGGGGGCTTATTATTTACGATGAGGTGCATTTGTTGCCTGCACCCATCTTTCGTGTAACTTCTGGGATTCAAGCCACTCGCAGACTTGGGCTGACGGCTACTCTTGTTCGGGAAGACGGGCGGGAGGAAGATGTTTTCACGCTGATTGGTCCAAAAAAGTACGAGGTTCCGTGGAAAGTCATGGAAGAGCAAGGCTGGATCGCAGAGGCGCATTGCCGAGAAATTCGACTCCCCTTTGAGCCGAAGTGGCGGGAGGCTTACGCACATGCAACCGCCCGCCAAAAGTTTCGCATTGCAGCGGAAAATCCAAAAAAACTGGAGGTCGTCCGCGAGCTCTTGGAGAGGCACGCCCACGATCGCGTTTTGATCATCGGGCAATATATCGATCAGCTTGAGCAGATGGCAACGGCCCTCCAACTGCCACTCATTACAGGAAAAGTACCGGACAAAGAACGTGAGGTTTTGTACACGCAGTTTAAAAAAGGGGAAATTACACGCCTGATCGTATCTAAGGTAGCCAACTTTGCGGTTGATTTGCCGGATGCCAACGTCGCGATCCAAATCTCCGGGACGTATGGTTCCAGACAAGAAGAGGCACAGCGCCTGGGACGTATCTTAAGGCCCAAAACAGACGACAACACTGCCCATTTTTATACATTGGTAACACGAGACACGAGAGAGCAGGAGTTTTCGCTCCATCGCCAGCTTTTTCTGGTCGAACAGGGCTATCCATACGATATTATAGAAATCGAAACGCTGGTCTGA
- a CDS encoding RNA polymerase sigma factor, with protein MQSDAEIIQRILQGDIEAYRDLIQRYQHMIYVFIYKMVNNRSDAEDLTQEVFVKAYEKLSTFRGDSQFSSWLHTLARNKSIDFLRRRKYHDSDEQLAYVPSNTRDESPQESLMTKEQRREIQEAFALLSDSYREVIVLRCTHEYPFEKIATLLGIAESTARVRYLRARQELAKLLSRKEGGLVHELPGI; from the coding sequence ATGCAATCCGACGCCGAAATCATTCAGCGGATTCTTCAAGGCGACATCGAAGCGTATCGCGACCTCATCCAGCGATATCAGCATATGATCTATGTTTTCATTTACAAAATGGTAAACAATCGCTCTGATGCAGAGGATCTTACTCAAGAAGTATTTGTAAAAGCGTATGAAAAATTGTCGACATTCCGTGGAGACAGCCAGTTTTCTTCTTGGTTACATACGCTCGCCCGAAATAAGAGCATCGACTTCTTGCGTCGCCGAAAGTATCATGACTCGGATGAACAATTGGCCTATGTGCCATCTAATACACGGGACGAATCCCCTCAGGAATCGCTCATGACAAAAGAGCAACGTCGAGAAATTCAGGAAGCCTTTGCCTTACTGTCAGATTCTTATCGAGAAGTGATCGTCCTTCGCTGTACGCACGAATATCCGTTTGAAAAGATAGCGACACTTCTCGGCATCGCCGAATCTACAGCTCGTGTCCGTTACTTGCGTGCTCGTCAGGAACTCGCAAAATTGTTATCCCGCAAGGAAGGGGGGCTCGTACATGAACTGCCAGGCATTTAG
- a CDS encoding YtnP family quorum-quenching lactonase codes for MVGNEWQVGQFQLSWLRGGLTKLDGGAMFGVVPKPLWSKRYPSNDLNQIPLRADPILVQAHGKRILIESGMGNDRLTEKQKRNFGLEEESQVVESLAAKGLTPADIDIVIMTHMHYDHANGLVSIRDGQLVSTFPQAVIYVQEQEWAEMREPNVRSKNTYWEENWRPIEKQVKTYGASHEVVPGITLHHTGGHSQGHAIVRMETEGQLLLHLADIMPTHAHQNPLWVMAYDDYPMTSIYAKEEWIINGIKQGAWFTFYHDSVYRAVKWNEQGELIDRVEVML; via the coding sequence ATGGTAGGGAACGAATGGCAGGTAGGTCAGTTTCAATTGTCTTGGCTGAGAGGTGGACTCACGAAGCTGGACGGGGGCGCAATGTTTGGAGTGGTGCCCAAGCCGCTTTGGAGCAAAAGATACCCATCCAATGATCTGAATCAAATCCCTTTGCGTGCTGACCCGATCCTGGTACAGGCTCATGGCAAGCGTATTTTGATTGAATCGGGTATGGGAAATGATCGGCTTACGGAAAAACAGAAGCGCAATTTTGGCTTGGAGGAAGAGTCTCAAGTGGTGGAATCTCTCGCTGCGAAAGGGTTGACTCCTGCCGATATTGATATTGTCATCATGACACATATGCACTACGATCATGCCAACGGACTTGTCTCTATACGTGATGGACAACTTGTTTCTACATTTCCACAAGCCGTCATCTACGTTCAGGAGCAGGAGTGGGCGGAGATGAGAGAGCCGAATGTTCGCTCGAAGAATACATATTGGGAAGAAAACTGGCGTCCGATTGAGAAGCAGGTGAAGACGTACGGCGCTTCGCACGAAGTTGTGCCGGGAATCACGCTTCATCATACAGGAGGGCACAGCCAGGGACATGCGATCGTCCGGATGGAGACAGAGGGGCAGCTGCTTTTGCATCTGGCGGACATCATGCCTACACACGCTCACCAAAATCCATTATGGGTGATGGCCTACGACGACTACCCGATGACCTCCATCTATGCAAAAGAAGAATGGATCATCAACGGGATCAAGCAAGGCGCTTGGTTCACGTTTTACCACGATAGCGTTTACCGTGCAGTGAAATGGAACGAACAGGGAGAACTGATTGATCGTGTAGAAGTGATGTTGTAA
- a CDS encoding GDSL-type esterase/lipase family protein translates to MRKSGQLLWRTAGLLSLLSFLLFATGFVLAMNPQQLAPSTASPPVQKEQPPSPLPEKGVHKVVALGDSLTRGAGDANGQGYVGLVRQALEKKSGHSITFTNLAINGQESSELLKQMSQEQVKKLLAEADLILFTIGGNDLFRQTGGLYTIEKEKVTTALNKLAVNYEEILKQIRSVNKTATIVYTSLYNPFGNTEAAVDTIGPVLDWNNHASQIASRYPQVFVVPTYDLFLRKEQNYLYTDHFHPNADGYKRMADRILQALE, encoded by the coding sequence ATGCGCAAATCCGGCCAATTACTTTGGCGCACGGCAGGTCTCTTGTCTTTACTCTCCTTTCTCTTATTTGCGACAGGGTTTGTCCTCGCGATGAATCCACAGCAGTTAGCACCGTCCACAGCAAGCCCACCTGTGCAAAAAGAGCAGCCACCCTCACCTTTACCAGAAAAGGGCGTCCACAAAGTAGTCGCACTAGGGGATTCTCTCACGCGCGGTGCCGGAGACGCAAACGGCCAGGGCTACGTCGGACTCGTTCGCCAAGCATTGGAGAAAAAATCGGGCCATTCGATTACGTTCACAAACCTCGCGATTAATGGTCAGGAATCATCTGAGCTGCTCAAGCAAATGTCCCAGGAGCAAGTGAAGAAGCTGCTCGCTGAAGCCGATCTGATTCTTTTTACCATCGGCGGCAACGACTTGTTCAGGCAGACGGGCGGGCTGTATACCATTGAAAAAGAAAAAGTGACCACGGCTCTTAATAAGCTCGCGGTCAACTATGAAGAGATTCTCAAACAGATTCGTAGCGTCAACAAGACGGCTACAATCGTTTACACTTCCCTGTACAATCCTTTTGGCAATACCGAAGCAGCCGTCGACACCATCGGGCCTGTGCTCGACTGGAACAATCACGCATCCCAAATCGCCTCACGGTACCCACAAGTTTTCGTGGTGCCGACCTACGACTTGTTCTTGCGTAAGGAACAAAACTACTTGTATACAGATCACTTCCACCCGAATGCTGATGGCTATAAACGAATGGCGGATCGTATCTTGCAAGCGTTAGAGTGA